The Halostagnicola larsenii XH-48 region CGAGTTCCGCAGTCGATTCTCGAAGCGGCGTTCCGCCGGCAAATTGAAAGGGTACATTAGATACGTAGAATACAAACCTGCTTCTCATACGGACAATATTTCGGATACACTCTTGGTTATCCGGTTCGTTGGTTCTCGTATGTCGATCGATATCGAGGATTTCGAGGAACGCGCCCCCGAGGAACTCGAGGAGCCGAGTAACGCCGAACGAGTGCTCCAATTTCTCCACGAGCACAGCGACAAGGCGTGGAAGGCGTCGACGATCGCCAAACGGGCGGATGTCAACGAAAACTCGATCTCGGCTGTCCTCAATCGGCTGAAGGAGCAGGATCTCGTCCGACACAAGGGCTCGTACTGGGC contains the following coding sequences:
- a CDS encoding Rrf2 family transcriptional regulator; translated protein: MSIDIEDFEERAPEELEEPSNAERVLQFLHEHSDKAWKASTIAKRADVNENSISAVLNRLKEQDLVRHKGSYWAITDDTERLRRAHQFHRTAQRFDELYGEEDREEWIEASERANE